One Vicinamibacterales bacterium genomic window carries:
- a CDS encoding FmdB family zinc ribbon protein, with translation MPLYEYQCEICGVKFEVIQKFADRSVDKCRTCGGPVHRLLSAPAIQFKGTGWYITDYARKGKGEGDTATVSSSGSNNGSTSTSGATSSPSNGSGSKDSSAASTSSTTTPAASTTPAAKKE, from the coding sequence ATGCCACTTTACGAATATCAGTGTGAGATTTGCGGCGTCAAGTTCGAGGTGATTCAGAAGTTCGCGGATCGGTCCGTGGACAAGTGCCGAACGTGCGGCGGGCCGGTGCATCGGTTGCTGTCGGCGCCGGCCATCCAGTTCAAGGGGACCGGCTGGTACATCACCGACTACGCGCGGAAGGGGAAGGGCGAAGGCGACACGGCCACCGTTTCTTCGAGCGGATCGAACAACGGCAGCACGTCGACGAGCGGCGCCACGTCGAGTCCGAGCAACGGCAGCGGCAGCAAGGACAGCTCAGCCGCCAGCACCTCGTCGACGACGACCCCGGCTGCCTCGACGACCCCGGCGGCCAAGAAAGAGTAG
- the galU gene encoding UTP--glucose-1-phosphate uridylyltransferase GalU, producing the protein MTTIRKAVFPAAGLGTRFLPATKAQPKEMLVLVDKPIIQYGVEEAVASGVDNIILVTGRGKNAIEDHFDVSIELETFLESRGKTELLATIRKVSNLINFVYVRQGEPLGLGHAVLVTRELVGNEPFAVILGDDVIDADPPALRQMCDVFERVNSPVLAVERVPQTDVSSYGIVDIAEPLGDGLYRVRDLVEKPRRDEAPSNLAIIGRYILTPDIFPALKATAADRTGEIQLTNGLRRLLHERPIYAYEVKGVRHDTGNKLGFLKAVVYFALRRPDLAEPFKEYLRTLDLIAR; encoded by the coding sequence CCAGCCGAAGGAAATGCTGGTGCTCGTCGACAAGCCGATCATCCAGTACGGCGTCGAAGAAGCGGTGGCGTCCGGCGTCGACAACATCATCCTCGTCACCGGACGCGGCAAGAACGCGATCGAAGATCATTTCGACGTCTCGATCGAGCTCGAAACATTCCTCGAGTCGCGCGGCAAGACGGAACTGCTGGCCACGATTCGCAAGGTCTCGAACCTCATCAACTTCGTCTACGTCCGCCAGGGCGAGCCGCTCGGCCTCGGCCACGCCGTGCTGGTCACGCGTGAGCTCGTTGGCAACGAACCGTTCGCGGTCATCCTGGGCGACGATGTGATTGACGCGGATCCGCCGGCGCTGCGACAGATGTGCGATGTGTTCGAGCGGGTCAACAGCCCGGTGCTCGCCGTCGAACGCGTGCCACAGACGGATGTCTCGTCGTACGGCATCGTGGACATCGCGGAGCCGCTCGGCGACGGGTTGTATCGGGTGCGCGATCTGGTGGAAAAGCCGCGGCGCGACGAGGCGCCGTCGAACCTGGCGATTATCGGCCGCTACATCCTGACGCCCGACATCTTCCCGGCGTTGAAGGCGACGGCCGCCGATCGCACGGGCGAGATCCAGCTGACCAACGGCCTCCGCCGCCTGTTGCACGAGCGGCCCATCTATGCCTACGAGGTCAAGGGCGTCCGCCACGACACCGGGAACAAGCTCGGCTTCCTGAAGGCCGTCGTCTACTTCGCGCTGCGCCGCCCCGATCTGGCCGAGCCCTTCAAGGAGTACCTGCGCACACTCGACCTCATCGCACGGTAA